The Budorcas taxicolor isolate Tak-1 chromosome 25, Takin1.1, whole genome shotgun sequence genome includes a region encoding these proteins:
- the SLC22A12 gene encoding LOW QUALITY PROTEIN: solute carrier family 22 member 12 (The sequence of the model RefSeq protein was modified relative to this genomic sequence to represent the inferred CDS: inserted 2 bases in 2 codons; substituted 1 base at 1 genomic stop codon) has product MAFSELLDRVGSRGRFQVLQMGDLVVPIMWLGPQNILENFSAAVPSHCCWVPLLDNSTAQASVPAAPDPQALLAVSIPPGPNRGPLQCRCFRHPQWQLLDPNATATNWSEANTELCVDGWVCDRSTFTSPIVTEWDLVCDARALKPMEPSIYLAGNLVGAAVCGQVPDRFGHRRVLTWNHLQGAVAGMVAAFAPTFFMYCLFHFLLAFAVVGTMLNTIILQWMSAQARVLVMTLNSLGYTFGHVLLAAVAYGXDWTLLQPAVSIPYFLCFVYSWWLAESARWLLIMGRPERGLWELQKVATVNGKRAVGDVLTVKVLRSAMQEELSVSQTPGSLVALLCTPGLGLRTCVFTLFALGFTFYGLILDLQALGSNIFLLQAFTVVTDIPAKVGTLLLRGHLXILVLAGLCILANTLVPHEMEALCSALAVLGLRGVGAAFTCFPIYTAXLFPTVLRMTAGGLCQMATRAGAILGPLVRLLRVCGASLPLLACGVVPVLSGLAALLVLPKPQSLPLPDTIQDLQRHQACSSPGRVCEEGQRRPHRLHIHCQEEGLLPKEPPR; this is encoded by the exons ATGGCTTTTTCTGAACTCCTGGACCGAGTGGGCAGCCGGGGCCGGTTCCAGGTTCTCCAGATGGGGGACCTGGTGGTCCCCATCATGTGGCTTGGCCCTCAGAACATACTGGAGAACTTCTCAGCCGCCGTGCCCAGCCACTGCTGCTGGGTGCCCCTCCTGGACAACAGCACGGCCCAGGCCAGTGTCCCCGCGGCGCCGGACCCCCAGGCTCTCCTGGCCGTCTCCATCCCACCAGGCCCCAACCGTGGGCCCCTCCAGTGTCGCTGCTTCCGCCACCCACAGTGGCAGCTCCTGGACCCCAACGCCACGGCCACCAACTGGAGTGAGGCCAACACGGAGCTATGCGTGGATGGCTGGGTCTGTGACCGCAGCACCTTCACCTCCCCCATCGTGACCGAG TGGGACCTGGTGTGTGACGCTCGGGCCCTGAAGCCCATGGAGCCGTCCATCTACTTGGCCGGGAACCTGGTGGGAGCGGCTGTGTGCGGCCAAGTACCTGACAG GTTTGGGCACCGGAGGGTGCTGACCTGGAACCACCTTCAGGGGGCCGTGGCAGGCATGGTGGCTGCCTTTGCCCCCACCTTCTTCATGTACTGCCTCTTCCACTTCCTGCTGGCCTTCGCTGTGGTGGGCACCATGCTGAACACCATCATTCTCC AGTGGATGTCAGCACAAGCCCGCGTCTTGGTGATGACTCTGAACTCCCTGGGCTACACCTTCGGCCACGTCCTCCTGGCTGCGGTGGCCTACG ACGACTGGACGCTGCTGCAGCCGGCTGTCTCCATTCCCTACTTCCTCTGCTTTGTGTACTCCTGGTGG CTGGCAGAATCGGCACGATGGCTCCTCATTATGGGCAGGCCGGAGCGGGGCCTGTGGGAGCTACAGAAGGTGGCCACCGTCAACGGGAAGAGGGCAGTGGGGGATGTGCTGACCGTCAAG gTCTTGCGCTCAGCCATGCAGGAAGAGCTGAGTGTGAGCCAGACTCCTGGAAGCCTGGTCGCTCTGCTCTGCACTCCTGGCCTGGGCCTCCGGACCTGTGTCTTCACCCT GTTTGCCCTTGGTTTCACCTTCTACGGCCTGATCCTGGACCTGCAGGCCCTAGGCAGCAACATCTTCCTGCTCCAAGCCTTTACTGTGGTCACGGACATCCCAGCCAAGGTCGGCACCCTGCTGCTGCGGGGCCACC TGATTCTGGTGCTGGCGGGCCTCTGCATCCTAGCCAACACGCTGGTGCCCCACG AGATGGAGGCCCTGTGCTCAGCCCTCGCCGTGTTGGGGCTCAGGGGAGTGGGGGCTGCCTTcacctgcttccccatctatacCGCCTAGCTCTTCCCCACTGTGCTCAG GATGACCGCAGGGGGCCTGTGCCAGATGGCCACCCGAGCAGGAGCCATCCTGGGGCCTCTGGTCCGGCTGCTGCGTGTCTGTGGCGCCTCCCTGCCCCTGCTGGCATGCGGGGTGGTACCCGTGCTGAGCGGCCTGGCTGCGCTACTGGTGCTGCCCAAGCCCCAGAGCCTGCCGCTGCCTGACACCATCCAAGACCTGCAGAGGCA CCAGGCCTGCAGCTCACCCGGgagggtgtgtgaggaggggcaGCGCCGGCCACACAGGCTCCACATCCACTGCCAGGAGGAGGGCCTCTTGCCCAAAGAGCCCCCGCGCTAG